GGTTTGCTTTAAAAGGTTACATAACCTACCGATCTTTCACGGATGCAGGTGGTGTAACATCCTCGCAATGTTCTTTGAGAAGTATTCTATAGATCTTTCTATTCTACTAACCACAAACAGACCAACAAAAGCTAAATTGTAGAAAAAACTTGGAAGAAGCTACTTGCAAGGGAGAAAGTAGCACGCAATATGGTCagcagtttttctttttcttttcaaatttcttataGTAATGTTGTTGGTTAGTGTCAACTCCTACTAATTGTAACTATACTTTTAAAGCAAGAAGCTACTCCAAAAGCACTTACTCCTCGTGGTATATATTTAATCGTACTGGGACATAAACCAAACAATTTTTTGTACAACTCTTGTAATCTACTTTAGCATTTTCTTCTCAACATTTCTCGTAGCAGAATATAAGCCTTATTTTAACTGATTTAGTTCCGGTAGCTAGCTTGTACATGTGAGATGGACCATCGGAAATGGAGCCTCTCTAATTTGAGTTTTGTACTTCAGTTGTTTGAATTGATAGAACTTCAGTGTAAACTGATACAATTTTGATATAAACATGAATTATTACTGATTTGGTATGAACCTCACGATTATACTAAAAACATATTAGTTTACATCGAAATTGTATCAATTTATGTTCTGTACTTCAGTTGTATGAATTGATAGAATTTTCGGTGTAAACTGATACAATTTTGACACAAACATGAATTATAACTGAGTTGGTATGAAACTCACGATTATACTAAAAACaatatggattaatcttttctacactgaCAATGTATATGGTGTATACGCTGTCAGTTTTTGATGATTGACaaccatgcaaaatttgaatttggaatCCAACTTTTATACATGTTTCATGAATCtaacggtgatagtgtatacgctatcagtatatataaaatttatccaAAACATATAAAATTGTGTCAATTTATACAATTAGACGGCCAGAGAGAAATAAACAGAACCTCGAAGAGGCCCTGACCCTTGGAATTCAGTGTCCTAATAGAAACAAATTCTTGTAGTTGTTGGTGAGAAGTGTGATTACAGCAGCATAACACTACAAAAACATGTCACGAGACGTTACAAGACAAATGCCAACCTCTTTCCATGAGTCCTCTCTGACTCAGTTAATGCCCTTTTTCCTAAGCAATTAATAGTCGCCTTACACCattcttccccccccccccccccccccccccccaaccatCTTATTCCTATAAATCAGAGCTTTTAAGCAAACCAAAGCTtccatttacatttttttctgcAAACTCATATCCTCAATGGCGTCTACTCCCCATGAGTCATTGAAGTCAGCAGCAGCAGCACAGCTTCTCATATTTTTGCTTTTCACCCTTCAGTTTTCTGCTATTCCTACTAATGCACTGAATATTGGTTTGCAGTTAGATCCAGGCGTCAAATTGGTTAGCCCTCTAACTTCTTCCTCTGTTTAAATCGCCCCTTTTGCTTCCCCTTTCAACAATTCCTGTTCTTGAATTTTGTAGAAAAAAGAGTGTAGCAGTACATGTGAATCCACGTTCTGTGGAGGTAAAGAATCTTCCCTCTCAAATCCCTCTCAGCTTTTGTTaagagtttttcaagaaaattgatCAATTTCTaagttttcttggaaattttATTGAATTTGCAGTTGCTCCATTTCTAAGATACGGGAAGTATTGTGGGCTTCTGTATAGCGGTTGTCCAGGGGAGGCGCCATGTGATGGTTTAGATGCTTGCTGTATGGCGCATGATAAATGCATTCAAAGCAAAAACAGTAAGCCATTTTatttactccctccgtcccactttttgataatccagttttcctttttggtctgccccaaattgtagtccactttccaattaaaaaaatatactccctccgtcccactttgatagtcctgttttctttttttgtctgtcccaaattacagtccactttccaattgaagaatgtagttgtattttcattttcctaaaatatccttatttaATACAAGTTATTGTTGCTATAAACCTagcccatttaatgagagttgattctttttttaccatcaattcaagttcccataaagttgtactctatttaatgtgagggtattttagaaaaatagcaatctaaatttacttttccaacaaagttaactactttttcttaaactgtgtgaaaaaagaaacaggactatcaaagtgggacggagggagtaattgttttttaatttctctaaaatacccttatttaatgtaagttgttattactataaactactttatttaatatagattgttAGTATTGAATATAACCTAACCCATTTAATGCATTtagattttccaaaacatattgatatatgaaaaatcaactttatttaatgtatgtaagggtattttctaaagttaactattttttcttaaactgtgtgaaaaaaaactaggactatcaaaatgggataGAGGGAGTATCAAAAAAGTATAATTATAACAATTTTGGTAGTGGGGTATTTATCCTGAATTGCAAGATTAATAGCCGAAACAAGGGGGGGGGGGAATAAAGGCTCTGTTTCAGTGATAGttggtcaaatttttttaattagtattgatttttcaagaaagaTAATAAGGACAAAATAAAACAGAGAGCAGGTATGTGTTTAAGCAAGTATATACTTTTATAAATTTATTGTAGGTAAAAATATTGTTCTTGCACAGTAACTCAATAAACAGAAAAAATAGATATACACAAATCTAAGAAAAATACACAATTCCACGAAATGATGACCAAACGTTTTAAACCATTGAGCTCTTAGATTAATGGCGACCACCAAAGTTGGTAGGGTGGTGGGTAGGAGGTCAGAGGATCAAACCCTGCCTTCCGCCATTAGCCCTAAAAATGTGGCAAGCCATTTCGAATGGCTTTAAAACACTTTCGCTAAGATTTTGGAATCCTTGAAAAAACGTGAACAACTTGGAGTGAGTCAATTCCCTTTTATGGAAGAAAGAAACGCACCTTGGTTGAGTCTGAGAGCCTGTTGCAAGAAAAGACCAAATTGCTATTAAATGCCAATTCGCAACTCAAATAATGTTCAAATTGCTATAAAATACCAATTCCATTTGCATAATTTCTTAGCTTGGGAGGTTTCTTGGACCTTTAGAAATAACAATACGGTCGCTCACCTTTTAGCTAAGAATATATTATGAATTCCAAATTGTTGTACGTGGAATGACTCTCTATCTTCCTTTGTTATTTCTGCTCTTGAAGCAGATTTAATATGCTATTAATAAAATTTGCCtgtctttatatatatatatatatatatatatatatatatatatatatatatatatatatatatatatattaatgtttAGATTGCCTTTATCCATAGAGAAGCATTTTTCATCAAActggataaattttttttttttttgtcaaatgtcAACTTGTATATATGAAACTGGATAATTGATCCATAGACAATTTTGCATTCTTGTGATTGTCACCTGTTGTTTATTATTAGTATTTTTCCAGAATGTGCTGTAATGCTATGTATAATGATATTGTACTGCAAAGAACAGGTGCATAAGGTCTGAGTACAATTATATGGCTTTTACACCAACTTCTGTGGCAGCTAATAAATACAACAACTAAATAAAATTGAATTGAACTATGGCAGCAAGGGCAAGGCCTCAGACAGACACAAAATTTTACCATTCAAATCGTAGTTTAGTGCATTAAATTAGGAAGTCCACAAAGGAAAATcccaaaaagaacaaaagaaactaaTTTATTGCGTGTCCCCTTTTGTTTTTTGGGCAAATTTTATTttaccccctgtggtttagccTTTTTTATACATAACTCccatataatttcaaaaactatacataaccccctcatgatttggattagagtgtcaaagtgacggaaatagtcactcgtaacggaacttttgaaaatgtcaaaattacccttataaatacatgacacattaaccttgtatgatttttatattttaccatataaatCCTTTATAGTTTAATAcattaccatataacccccttatgattttcaaaatatacacataaccccccttggttaataaataattttcaactttacataagggtatttttgacattttaggtgactccgttacgaatgacttttcccgtcactttgacactttaatccaaaccataatggggttatgtatagtttttgaaaccatagaaggattatgtaaaaaaatgctaaatcaCAGGAGGGTAAAATGGAATTTACCCTTAGTCAATCGATAACATTTACACTACTCTTATACTAGTCGGTACTAGGGGAGGGTCCAACTTTAGAAACTCATATTTTtacatatattttttgtatttgtatttgtATTGTGCAGATGACTATCTTAGCCAAGAGTGCAACCAAAATCTCCTCAATTGCGTGAATGGATTCTACAAGTCAGGGGCACGAACTTTTAAAGGGAACACTTGTTCAGTGGATGAAGTTGTTTTCCTTATGAGAAAGGTGATTGGTGCAGCCATATTGGCTGGAAGAATattgcatcataaacaagatGGAGTGTAGAAACCTGTTTAACTTTGTTGTTAATTGTAAACCTTAGCATCCTTTTGCTCTCTTTTGGTtctaattcttttatttttgtcaacAACTGTTATTAAAATGAAATCCAAATGGGCTGAAGTTTGTTTTTCCTTGCTTGTTTCACAATTTTGTCTGATAGACAAAGCTCATAAGGAGGAGTGAACTTTGAGAAACCTTTTATGTTTTTCTAACTTTTGAGCCTTTGGGAGTCTTGGGGAAATTGCCAAAATAGATTCTCACATTTTGTTCTCTCAATATTTGTGGTTTGTACTTCTATAAcacttcacttttaaaatgatgaATTGGTCCCTCACAGATCCAAAACCTTCATCCCAAACTTGTTTTTGGTTACATTTGCCTAAAATTAATAAACACATGCACCAATTTTTTGGACCATGAAAAGAGCATCCACCCAAATTTTAAACGCATAAAGTTGCATCTTAGTTATACATGGTTAAATTATCGTTAAAGAATAACATTACCAATCAAGCTTGAAAATCTTCTAGTTCTAAAAATTAAGACTCCAGAATCCTTCCTTGTAATCTGTGATTTTTTCCCTTCAAAACCACTTAAAGGAATCAACTCACAACAATCTGGATTGTCAACACATCTAGCTTTTTTGGGTCAATTCATCCAAGGTATATTTGAATCAGAGATTGTGCTCTCGCAATTCCTTCTAAGTTGCTCGTTTCATTGCCTTCTCTTGTGGAAGGTTTACCTTTTCCTCTTCAT
The Coffea arabica cultivar ET-39 chromosome 6c, Coffea Arabica ET-39 HiFi, whole genome shotgun sequence genome window above contains:
- the LOC113692151 gene encoding phospholipase A2-alpha: MASTPHESLKSAAAAQLLIFLLFTLQFSAIPTNALNIGLQLDPGVKLKKECSSTCESTFCGVAPFLRYGKYCGLLYSGCPGEAPCDGLDACCMAHDKCIQSKNNDYLSQECNQNLLNCVNGFYKSGARTFKGNTCSVDEVVFLMRKVIGAAILAGRILHHKQDGV